A region of Nerophis ophidion isolate RoL-2023_Sa linkage group LG28, RoL_Noph_v1.0, whole genome shotgun sequence DNA encodes the following proteins:
- the LOC133544964 gene encoding Golgi reassembly-stacking protein 2-like, which produces MGGAQSVEIPGGGSEGYHVLRVQENSPGHRAGLEPFFDFIVSINNTRLNKDNDTLKDLLKASVEKPVKMLVYSSKTLELRESTVTPSNLWGGQGLLGVSIRFCSFEGANENVWHVLEVEPNSPAALAGLRPHTDYIIGADTVMNESEDLFSLIESHEGKGLKLYVYNTDTDNCREVVITPNGAWGGEGSLGCGIGYGYLHRIPTRPFEEGKKISFPGNASGEPVSPLKDGFTEVQLSAVTPPHVASTLPAGLEDTLSSLSISTAPPTMPSELQTGLPTVPLLPTSSSASLSPLAPLNPAGFNPATTLPGLMPLPGGLPPLPNLPNLNLPLPDLSALSLAASSSLAAPGSSVPPLINLPGLAPLPPLPTMLTPLLAQGVAPIAPAGPPASVTVTPATESVATATHATELPPPTETPLTSS; this is translated from the exons ATGGGAGGCGCACAGAGCGTGGAGATACCGGGAGGCGGCTCAGAGGGCTACCACGTCCTCCGG GTTCAGGAGAACTCGCCTGGCCACCGAGCAGGACTGGAACCTTTCTTTGATTTCATCGTCTCCATCAATAACACCCGATTG AACAAGGACAACGACACCTTGAAGGACCTGCTCAAAGCCAGCGTAGAGAAACCGGTCAAGATGCTGGTTTACTCCTCAAAGACCCTGGAGCTGCGGGAGTCCACCGTCACGCCCAGCAACCTCTGGGGGGGCCAGGGTCTGCTCGGGGTTTCAATTCGCTTCTGCAGTTTTGAGGGAGCCAATGAGAACGTTTGGCACGTTCTG GAAGTGGAGCCCAATTCCCCCGCAGCCCTTGCCGGTTTACGGCCACACACAGACTACATCATCGGAGCTGACACTGTAATGAACGAG TCTGAGGACTTGTTCTCGCTGATAGAGAGCCATGAAGGAAAGGGCCTGAAGCTTTACGTGTACAACACCGACACCGACAACTGCAGAGAGGTGGTCATCACGCCCAATGGTGCCTGGGGAGGAGAGGGGAG CCTCGGATGCGGGATTGGCTATGGATACCTGCACAGGATCCCCACCCGACCTTTTGAGGAGGGCAAGAAGATCAGCTTCCCCGGGAACGCTTCTGGCGAGCCTGTCAGTCCTTTGAAGGACGGCTTCACCGAG GTCCAGCTGTCGGCCGTGACCCCGCCTCACGTTGCATCTACGCTCCCCGCTGGCCTTGAAGATACGTTGTCGAGCCTGTCAATCAGCACAGCCCCGCCCACCATGCCCAGTGAGCTGCAGACAG GTTTGCCCACAGTCCCTCTGCTCCCCACCTCCTCCAGTGCTTCCCTCAGCCCCCTCGCTCCCCTCAACCCCGCCGGCTTCAACCCCGCCACCACGCTACCAG GGTTGATGCCCCTCCCAGGTGGTCTACCTCCGCTGCCGAACCTTCCCAATCTGAACCTGCCGCTCCCGGACCTCAGCGCTCTCTCACTAGCAGCGAGCAGCAGCTTAGCGGCGCCCGGGAGCTCGG TTCCTCCTCTCATCAACCTGCCAGGCCTCGCCCCCCTGCCGCCTCTGCCCACCATGCTGACTCCCCTCCTGGCTCAGGGCGTGGCCCCCATCGCCCCCGCCGGCCCCCCGGCCTCGGTCACGGTGACACCCGCCACCGAGTCCGTCGCCACGGCGACACACGCCACGGAACTGCCGCCTCCCACGGAAACGCCGCTCACGTCTTCGTAA